A genomic region of Sander lucioperca isolate FBNREF2018 chromosome 6, SLUC_FBN_1.2, whole genome shotgun sequence contains the following coding sequences:
- the LOC116034481 gene encoding transcriptional repressor scratch 2-like — MPRSFLVKQPKVHDFSSSNYYHQQQQHWDDSYTVTHAITESATNLAVRLSENGYIHDYIIPSVLQSTKEPGHEQDGLSSMPLYSPGGSGGEEFSDHDMEHPDSPVSSGTVESDSSSPELEACGINTFLISDGRSHRRPNQRCPRKGGSQSDSSEGVGSADCSPTKGKSKGRHMCGECGKSYATSSNLSRHKQTHRSLDSQQARKCPTCHKVYVSMPALAMHMLTHDLKHECTVCGKAFSRPWLLQGHMRSHTGEKPFACAHCGKAFADRSNLRAHMQTHSAFKHYSCKRCHKSFALKSYLNKHYESACFKGHQPEDDSSSED, encoded by the exons ATGCCACGTTCCTTTTTGGTGAAGCAGCCGAAGGTTCACGATTTCTCATCTTCTAACTACtaccatcagcagcagcagcactgggACGACTCTTACACTGTGACACATGCCATCACAGAGTCTGCGACCAACTTGGCGGTGCGTTTGAGTGAAAATG gCTACATCCACGATTACATCATCCCCTCAGTGTTGCAGAGCACAAAGGAACCAGGTCATGAGCAGGACGGACTCTCCTCAATGCCCCTGTACTCCCCAGGTGGCAGCGGCGGGGAAGAGTTCTCCGACCACGACATGGAGCATCCGGACAGTCCCGTTTCTAGTGGCACAGTCGAGTCAGACAGTAGCAGCCCTGAGTTGGAGGCGTGCGGCATCAACACCTTCCTCATCTCTGATGGCCGCTCCCACCGTAGGCCAAACCAGAGGTGTCCGCGCAAGGGAGGCAGCCAATCGGACAGCAGTGAGGGTGTCGGCTCGGCAGACTGCAGCCCCACCAAAGGGAAATCCAAAGGGCGCCACATGTGCGGCGAGTGTGGCAAGTCTTACGCCACGTCTTCCAATCTgagcagacacaaacagacacaccgcAGTCTGGACAGCCAACAGGCAAGGAAGTGTCCCACCTGCCACAAGGTGTATGTGTCCATGCCAGCACTGGCCATGCACATGCTGACCCATGACCTGAAGCACGAGTGCACGGTGTGCGGCAAAGCCTTCAGTCGACCCTGGCTCCTGCAGGGCCACATGAGGTCCCACACTGGAGAGAAACCGTTCGCCTGTGCCCACTGTGGCAAAGCCTTCGCTGACCGCTCCAACCTGCGTGCCCACATGCAGACGCACTCAGCCTTCAAGCACTATTCCTGCAAACGCTGCCACAAAAGCTTTGCACTCAAGTCATACTTAAACAAGCACTACGAGTCGGCCTGCTTCAAAGGGCACCAACCAGAGGACGACAGCAGCTCTGAGGACTGA